The DNA region TTGGGTTGGCGCAGTTCGCGCTGCGAACTGCCAGGGGTCTGGACCGCTGGATTCTGATGGTCTTTCTAGCCTTCACCCTGACCATGCTGTATCGCTCAGAAGGGATGACCTTGAAAGAGGCGGCACGCCTGGCCCTCTACACCCTGTTCCCCGTAGTCAGGCTCAACCATCTTCTGAGTCAGCTCCAAAAAGAACGAGAATTTCTTCTCCAGCACGGCTATTCGCTCAGCTATGCAAGGTGCAACTTATGAGATAGAAGCTTTCGAGGAGCATACCGATAGAGGTAAACGTCTGAGCGCGGTACTTATTACCCAGAACGGCAAAGAGACGGAAGGTCTGCTGGGTATCGTTACCGTTTACGACTTGCCGGAAGCCATTGCCAGCCTAGGTTGAGGGCCGAGTTCACCGTGCCGTGCAGCGGTTTGCAGACAGTTTCTATCCATCATGCCAATCCCAGTGCTGGGGAAAAATCCGCGCCGGCACGTTTTTCAGACACACTTTAGACCTGCAGCTCAGTCTGAACATTGCTGTAAACGGAACAGAATCCGGCCGCCCAGCCTGGTCGAACTAGGAAGTTGACGAGCAATAACATTTGCGGCAACGCTTTTCGATAGCCTGACAATATGCGTGTCATTCTCAATCTTCAGAATGGGCAGGAGCAGACGCTGGAGCTTTCTCCCGAACAGATTCAGACTCTTGGCCTGAATGACCTGACGCCGGGAGAAACGGTCACGGCGACCATCCGGAGAGAAGCTGGGGACGAACGTGCTGTTCGGCTGGAGCAGGCGCTAGAGGAGCTGATGCAAGAACAGGCTGGCCTTTACCGGCGGCTCAATGACGCATGATCTATTTTACTGAGGCGGAGATTCTCTACTTCCACGACCGCGTCTTAGCCCAGTTCGGTGGAACGCCAGGTGTCCGGGACAGCGGCTTGCTCCGCTCCGCCCTAGAACAGCCGGCCATGAGTGTCTTTGGGCAGGAGACCCATCCCACGCCAGAGCTGAAAGCGGCCGCTTACCTGTACCATTTGGCGCGGAATCATCCTTTTATCGATGGGAACAAGCGCACAGCCTATACGGCCATGGCCCTGTTTTTGCGCCTAAACGCAATACGGCTTCAGGCCAATGAGGACGAACTGTTCGATTTGACGTTGGCCGTTGCCAATGGCCAGATGAGCAAGGCAGAGATTGCTATGTGGATAGCCGAGCGGCGCTGATTTTTGAAACCGAACTCTACTTAACAGCAGCTCAGCTTCCTGTACCAGCGTTTAGAAGAAGAGGCCTGGAAATTTACAGCAGCAAGGTCCTTTTGGTCCCTCTTGGCGACTTGGCGTAACAGGAGTTCAATAGGAGAAGAACTCTTAGGTTAATCTCAGCGAATTACCGAAGTAGAGCTTCACACCGACCACTCCCTTCCCCCATGCTTCAGCTCAGGCAAAAGCGGAGGGGAAACCGTTTGGAATTGTTATTTTGTTATTCAGTATATTAAACTCTTGCCACAGTTCGGCATATGTCTGAA from Deinococcus sp. Marseille-Q6407 includes:
- a CDS encoding type II toxin-antitoxin system death-on-curing family toxin — its product is MIYFTEAEILYFHDRVLAQFGGTPGVRDSGLLRSALEQPAMSVFGQETHPTPELKAAAYLYHLARNHPFIDGNKRTAYTAMALFLRLNAIRLQANEDELFDLTLAVANGQMSKAEIAMWIAERR